Genomic window (Fibrobacter sp. UBA4297):
AGCGTTCGTCGATGCCTGCAAATTCGGCTTCGTTGTTCGAAACGAGGAGCGCGAGCTTGCCTGCAATGCTACGGTTTAGCGAGAGGTCTGCGCGGTGGCGTGCACCGTGGAGCATGATCTCGTAGCCTTCCTTGACAAACTTGTCGAGCTCTTCGCGGAACTGTTCGGCTTCGGATTCCGGGGCCGCACCAAATGCGGGGATGACCGCAATGCTGATGGGGGAGCCTGCCGCTTCTGCAAGCTTTCTAATCTGGACGGAAGCCTTCTTGAAGTTGTTCACGCTAAAGCTGTGGTAGCAAAGGATGAACTTCTTCTTCTTTTGGAAGGTTGCTTCGGCCGCTTGGATGTCGGCGATATCTTTATTCTGTTCCATAAGCTACTCTTGTTCTTTAGATTTTGTGGAAACTTCTTCTTCTAACTTCTGCGAAATGAAGAGGTGGTAGAAAAAGAACAATACTGCGCTGCAGATGGTTGCTTTAACCCAGGATTTAAAAAGCCAATCAGACATAGCGGCTCCTTTGTTTAATCTTTAAACTTTTTGATGACGACGATACCGTTGTGACCGCCAAAGCCAAGCGAGGCCGACACGGCAACATCGATGTTCCCTTCAACGCCCTTGTGCGGAACGTAGTCGAGGTCGCAACCTTCGTCCGGGTTGTCGAGGTTGATGGTGGCGGGGTAGAACGAGTCGCGGATGGCAAGCGTGCTAATCATCGCTTCGATAACGCCTGCTGCACCGACGCAGTGGCCGGTCATGCTCTTGGTGCTAGAGACCTTGATCTTGTAGGCGTGTTCGCCGAGAGCAATTTTCAGCATCTGCGTTTCGGTGAGGTCGTTCAGGTGCGTCGAGGTGCCGTGGGCATTGTAGTAGTCCACATCCGTCGGGGCGATGCCCGCATCTTTCAATGCCTTGATCATTGCCTTTGCACAAGTTTCTCCACCCGGGCGCGGGCTTGTGATGTGGTAAGCGTCAGCAGAAGAACCGTAACCGGCGACTTCGGCGTAAATCTTTGCACCGCGGGCCTTGGCGTGTTCGAGTTCTTCGAGCACGAGGATGGCTCCGGCTTCACCCATGACGAAACCGCTGCGGTCCTTGTCGAACGGGCGGGATGCCTTTTCGGGGGCGTCGTTGAACTTGTCGGTGAGGGCGTGCATACCCGCAAAGCTCTTGATGGAGTAGTCCGTGATGGCGCTTTCGGAACCGCCGGCGAGGCAGACGTCAAGCCTGCCTGAGCGGACTGCATCAAGGGCAACGCCGATGGCGTCCGTGCCGGAGGCACAGGCGGTGCAGACTGTCCAGGCGGAGCCTGTGATACCAAGTGCGATGGAAACGTTGGCGCATGCTTCGTTTGCAATCAGTTCGGGCATGGCGAGCGGCGAGACGCGACGGCGACCACCTTCGAGGTACTTGCAGTAAGTTTCTTCGACAACGTCCATACCAGCAAGGCCGTTACCGGCAACAATGCCAGTGGTGTCTTCGGCGAGCATTTCGCGGCTGAGGCTAGCGTCCTTGACTGCTTCGTTAGCGGCGGCGACGAGGAACTGCGTGAAGCGGGCCATGCGGCGGGCTTCCTTCGGGTCGATTCCGTGTTCTTCGGGCTTAAAATCCTTGACTTCTGCCGCAATTTTCACCGGGCAGTTCGAGGCATCGAACAATGTAATCGGGCCGATGCCGCACTTGCCTTGCTTGATGGCGTTCCAAAGTTCGGGGGCGGACTTGCCTACGGGGGTCACCGCACCCATACCAGTAATAACAACTCTTCTTCTATTCATCATATGAAATTAAAATAGCTTTTTTGCGATAGTAACGGTAATTATATAGGGGTATAATAGGATATATTTGCTTTTTCTATATTTGCAAGCGTAAAAAACATTTTGAATGAGGTCTATGGCATGATCGTCTCTTGGATGACAACTAATAAGTGTAACTTGACGTGCAAACACTGCTATCAGGATGCTGGTGAAAACAAGTCAGCAGAACTCACGACATCAGAAGCGCTCAAGCTTATTGACGAGATTGCGAAGGCCGGATTCAAGATTATGATTTTCAGCGGTGGCGAACCGATGACGCGCCCGGATATCGTGGAACTTGTGGCTCATGCCCGCGAAAAGGGACTCCGCCCGGTTTTTGGCACGAACGGAACGCTCATCACGCATGATTTGGCGTTCAAGCTCAAGGAAGCGGGTGCTATGGCCATGGGTATAAGCGTTGATAGCATTGATCCCAAGCGTCATAACGATTTCCGTGGCCTTCCGAACGCCTTTGAACTCACGTTGATGGGTATCGAAAACTGCAAGGCGGCGGGCCTCCCGTTCCAAATCCATACGACTATCATGGACTGGAACCAGAACGAAATTTTTGACATCATGGACTGGGTCAAGGAAATCGGTGCCGTGAACCACCAGATTTTCTTTTTGATTCCGGTGGGTCGAGGCAAGGAAATCGAAGGCCATGCGCTGCGCGTTGCCGAATACGAAGGCCTCCTCCGCAAGATTATGGAAAAGAGCCGCACGCTCGGAATCCCGGTGAAGCCCACATGCGCTCCGCAGTTCCTCCGCATCGCAGACCAGCTCGACATCAAGACGCGTTACAGCCGTGGTTGCCTTGCGGGCCTTGACTACTGTATCGTAAGCCCGATCGGCAAGGTTCGCCCCTGCGCTTACATGATGGAAGAAGCGGGCGATGTTCACGATACGCCGTTCGACGAAATTTGGGCAAATGCCGAAATCTTCAAGCAGTTGCGTACAAAGGCGTACAAGGGCGCTTGCAGTAAGTGCAAGTTTAACGACCGCTGTGGTGGTTGCCGCGCCCGTGCCGCTTATTACCACGACGGCGACTACATGCAAGAAGACTCCTACTGCGCGTACGGAAGAGGGTTGTAGTTGGTATGAATAACGTAACCGACAACAACGCAAATCTCTCGTCTCTCGCCAAGGTTGGTGAGCCTGTCGAACCACGTCTTTCGTCTGACAATCCCGACGACGTTAAATTCATGCGTATGGCACTTCGCCAGGCGCAGATTGCTTTTGATATGAAGGAAATCCCTATCGGTTGCGTTATCGTGAAGGACGGAGTCGTGATAGGGAAGGGCTACAACCAGGTCGAACAGCTCAAGGACGCGACGGCTCATGCCGAAATTATCGCTATTGGCACGGCTGCAAGCACGCTTGACAATTGGCGCTTGGACGGCTGCACGCTTTATGTGACGCTTGAACCATGCCCTATGTGCGCAGGAGCCATTCTCAATAGCCGTGTTTCCCGCGTTGTTTACGGTTCTCCGGATTCCCGTTTCGGCGGCTGCGGCACAACGATTGATGTCATTACCGGCAATGCCCTCAAGCGCGCCGTAGAAGTCTCGGGGGGCGTTCTCGCCGACGAATGCCTTGGCCTTCTGAAAGGCTTTTTCCAGCAGATGCGCCTCGAAAAAGGCGATACTGGCGCAAAACCACCTACTCCGTAATATTTTTTACTTAAATTTAAGGCATGAATTTTACCAAGTTTAGCGCTATTTCTGCGCTCTCTATTGCTCTTTTTTGCCTTTGTTCCTGCGAACGGAACGAAATTCATCTTTCTTTTAACACGAAGACCGTTTCTCCGCAGACGTTCGTTCTTGAATCGACGCTGAATGCAAGCATCCCTGGCGATTCTATCAATGAACCCGAATCCATGCGCACGCATGTGAATGTCCGCAGTACGATGAGCCTCCTCATGTCGTATGACGATGGCTCGGGCCGCTTTGAAATGAAAATCGATTCCGTCGATTACACAAGCGACAAGCGCTCCGTCGATGAGTTCCGCAATATTGAAAAGTATCTATCCATTCAGAATTTCCAGTTCAAGCTCGATCACGATGGCATCATTACTGACCCGACTATCGAAAATGCGCTCGATATGCCTTCCGAAGATGACCTGAATCTCATTCCGCTCTTCCTCAAGGCTCAGCCGCTTCTCCCCGAAAAACCGGTCAAGCTCGGCGAAACGTGGGAACGCCAAATGCCAATCTTTGGCAAGGGCAATAGCTCCACGACCGTTTATAAAACTTTCACGCTGCAAGATGTTTTCCTCCAGGATGGCGTGCGCATGGCAAAAATCCACATGGGCGTGAAATACCTTGAACTCCCGGACACGACCTCGAATTTACAGTTGAAGAGCAGCGACTATGTCGTGGGCGATGGCATGGTTCTCTTTGATGTCACTCATGGAATTATATCATCTGCCGAAATGAATCTTGTGGCAGTTATTGATGTTCGTGACCTCGTCGCTGGCGATACGCTTCCGAGCATGAACGTCAATCAGAAAATCACACTGAGGAACGTCCAATGAGAAATTTAATCTGTTCCTCTCTCGTGGCTGTGGCGACTGTTGCTAGCGTGGCTTTCGCTTCGGGTATGCCGTTTCCGGTCGCCGAGAACAACAAGGTCTTTTTGCAAGAAAAGGATAGCCCTTACGTGCTCGAACAGAGCGTGGTTGTCGGTACTACGGATACGCTTTTCATTGAACCGGGCGTGACCGTCTTGATGGGCGAGTTTGCAAAACTTATGATCCAGGGCTCGGTTAAAATTGCGGGTACAAACGATAAACCTGTTGTTTTTAGCGGTGCTGATTCTGTGGCAAACTGGAATGGTTTCCACATCATGTCTAGC
Coding sequences:
- the fabF gene encoding beta-ketoacyl-ACP synthase II; the protein is MNRRRVVITGMGAVTPVGKSAPELWNAIKQGKCGIGPITLFDASNCPVKIAAEVKDFKPEEHGIDPKEARRMARFTQFLVAAANEAVKDASLSREMLAEDTTGIVAGNGLAGMDVVEETYCKYLEGGRRRVSPLAMPELIANEACANVSIALGITGSAWTVCTACASGTDAIGVALDAVRSGRLDVCLAGGSESAITDYSIKSFAGMHALTDKFNDAPEKASRPFDKDRSGFVMGEAGAILVLEELEHAKARGAKIYAEVAGYGSSADAYHITSPRPGGETCAKAMIKALKDAGIAPTDVDYYNAHGTSTHLNDLTETQMLKIALGEHAYKIKVSSTKSMTGHCVGAAGVIEAMISTLAIRDSFYPATINLDNPDEGCDLDYVPHKGVEGNIDVAVSASLGFGGHNGIVVIKKFKD
- the nirJ2 gene encoding putative heme d1 biosynthesis radical SAM protein NirJ2 codes for the protein MIVSWMTTNKCNLTCKHCYQDAGENKSAELTTSEALKLIDEIAKAGFKIMIFSGGEPMTRPDIVELVAHAREKGLRPVFGTNGTLITHDLAFKLKEAGAMAMGISVDSIDPKRHNDFRGLPNAFELTLMGIENCKAAGLPFQIHTTIMDWNQNEIFDIMDWVKEIGAVNHQIFFLIPVGRGKEIEGHALRVAEYEGLLRKIMEKSRTLGIPVKPTCAPQFLRIADQLDIKTRYSRGCLAGLDYCIVSPIGKVRPCAYMMEEAGDVHDTPFDEIWANAEIFKQLRTKAYKGACSKCKFNDRCGGCRARAAYYHDGDYMQEDSYCAYGRGL
- the tadA gene encoding tRNA adenosine(34) deaminase TadA, yielding MNNVTDNNANLSSLAKVGEPVEPRLSSDNPDDVKFMRMALRQAQIAFDMKEIPIGCVIVKDGVVIGKGYNQVEQLKDATAHAEIIAIGTAASTLDNWRLDGCTLYVTLEPCPMCAGAILNSRVSRVVYGSPDSRFGGCGTTIDVITGNALKRAVEVSGGVLADECLGLLKGFFQQMRLEKGDTGAKPPTP